The sequence catctttggcggtgtgcaagaagacggtgtgtggcggcgaagaatgaaccatgagctcgcccaactctacggcgaacccagtatccagaaggtagctaaagccggaagggtacgatgggcaggacacgttgcaagaatgccggacagcaaccctgcaaagatggtgttcgcttccgatccggcaggtacgagacggcgtggagcgcagcgagcgagatgggcagaccaggtgcagaacgacttggcgagcgtggggcgtatccgaggatggagagatgcggcctcgaaccgtgtattgtggcgtcaaattgttgattcagtgttatctgtttagatgttaactaaataaatgaaatgaaatctcCAAACGacattgaatttttattcacaaaatatCAAGAACAAATAGGGAAGAACTTTTATTATAGTAGAATATTGAAATTTGTGATGCTATGATCCACACTACGGAAAAAAGGCATGTTTTGGGCCAGccgcgtttttttttcaaatcgctTTTTCTCAAAATGGCGCAAGTTTGCGCAAGATTTTCCGTGGGCATCTGAAATTACACATCCCAAATATGATCCCCAACTAAATATCTCCGCGGGGAAAAAATTGGCGAAATTTTAAAGTTAACATACCtctatttttcaatgttttgttcgtattttgatttttaatttttttccttcaTGATATCACGATTTTCGTTAGTTTAATATGAAAGCtcttttaaccttttgtctgtgctctggggtcaatatgaccccaggccactttgagtggctgccatttttttagttttcaaccgattctcctaatttttggtagtttgataaaactcgccgagatctgtctcctaagTGCAAACCACTTCCacttaaaaaatcttgaaaatatgcgctacagtgtacttttttcaaaaaacttacgttgtcgtTGTGTTACGTTGACGTtgcgtcttttcacttcacgggaaacgtcattgtcacatgtcacaagcgttccaaggtaaacaaattcttcaacaacttcaaacacatccccatcaagcactacctgtgcaccaacaccactaggtcttcctctatatCTACCTGCcgccatgtactttgtcttggtagagttaatggttaagcctatcctcgccgtttccctcttcagtgggacaaaagcctccattactgctctgcgatcgattccaataaggtcgatgtcgccCACAAagtccaggagcatatgcgaccgtgtgatgatagtgcccttcctctgcacgccagatctcctaatagcgccttcgagtgcaatgttgaacaataaattcgaaagtgcatcacccacggcaaatgctgggtaaagcgtaccattggtacttcacgTACcggaaggaataaaatagaccccatctcgcggtcctcagtctcttacccagcaacttctatccctacctccccatggtgctggccgggatacgagcaaccttagggaagatcgggtaaccaaccccggtgggaactatggtcgtatgctgacagggaagggggggggggggtttgctcctctccggaggtacaaatcttactgagtgtatgttctccatgtcaggatcggctcacaatagcgtctgttctccatgttagggcggctgatcatcatccgagtgccagcgagggacatattctggaggagaaggacgcagcgcgggcggtcgcgctgcatcaaggtacccggcagaacgtggaacgttatagacggaagcggagacagcagacccgcctttttcaagagaagaaacgccgcctggaagaagcggagtgcgaggaaatggaacagctgtgccgttctcaagaaacacgcaagttttaTCAGAAGTTCAACGCAatggcttcgtgccgcgagccgaaatgtgcagggataagaatGGGAGCATCTTTACGGACGAACATGTGATGATCGAAagatggaagcagcactacgaggaacatttgaatggcgctgagagtacaggcagtgaaagtcaaggcagcggaggagatgactacgtaagttcagcggacgatggaagccaaccagccccacccttgaggaaagttaaggatgccatccaacagctaaagaccaataaagcagttggtaaggatggtatcggagctgagctcatcaagatgggcccgggaaagctagccacttacctgcacaaactgatagtcagaatatgggaaactgaacagctacctgaggagtggaaggaagggattatatgccccatctacaagaaaggcgacaagctggagtgtaagagctttcgagcgatcaccatccttaatgtcgcctacaaagtgatatcccagatcatcttccgtcgtctgtcaccattagtgttCGTGGGATGTTATCAAgctggcttcgttgacggccgctcgacaacggaccagatctttactgtaaggcaaatccttcaaaaatgccgtgaataccaggtcccaacgcaccatctgttcgttgatttcaaggcggcatacgacagtatagaccgcgcaGAGCTTtgaaaaattatggacgagaacagctttcctgggaagcttaccagactgatcaaagcaacggtggatggtgtacaaaactgtgtgaagatttagggcgaacactccagttcgtttgaatcgcgccggggactaagacaaggtgatggactttcgtgcctgttgttcaacattgcgctagaaggtgtcatgcggagagccaggtgtaacagccggggtacgattttcaacagatccagtcaatttatttgcttcgcggatgacatggacattgtcggccgaacatttgcaaaagtggcagaactgtacacccgcctgaaacgtgaagcaacaaaagttggactggtgatgaatgcatcaaagacaaggcccgcctgggaagcagagTTACGATAGAAGGGGATACCTTCgtggtggtcgaggaattcgtctacctcggatgcTTGCTAACGggtgataacaatgttagtcgtgaaacacgaaggcgcatcatctgtggaaggcGAGCCCAGTACGggatccagaagaaactgcggtcaaaaaagattcgtcatcgcaccaaatgtgtcatgtacaagacgctaataagaccgattgtcctctacggacatgaaacatggacaatgctcgaggaggacttgcaagcactcggagtattcgagagacgggtgcttaggacaaccggcggcgaagaatgaaccacgagctcgcccaactctaccgcgaacccacccaagtaaccaaaagttcctttaagagtacgttttccgCTTAAGCATCTgtgtgaagctgattaagcgaaaatcgtactcttaaaggaacatttggttacttgggcagtatccagaaggtagctaaagccggaagggtacgatgggcaggacatgttgcaagaatgcaaccctgcaaagatggtgttcgcttccgatccggcaggtacgagacggcgtggagcgcagcgaacgAGATGGAAAGTTgcgcccgaatttttgaacTACAAGCcagtgatccgagtcaatgttcggaccactgaaggaccttacatctaaaATATCCGAGAAATGTTGTCCGTCGTGGTCaagtgagcaagtgtctccactcggatgttgccaggtgtgtttgcggatcaTCTtaagcagcaaaggttacaaccACTATTGCGAGGAATAAGAAACCATCCTATTTTATTGGGCGAACTAAGGAACATACAATGGCCTCAGATTCATAACGTAAAATTAGCAAAAGCACATTTTCTCAAAAACCGATAATCATTCTACTACGCTGTGCAGTAGCTAATATgttaaccgtctaagacgagtttagtactttctatttaattccactacgttttgttatctttgcaggaACGTTTTTCGAACTCAACTGTGaggttgtcttcagtgtctcgtacttgactcgacgagagactgaagacgacctcacagttgacCCATGGAGTATCTGATCGAATTCACTAATTCCAACAACTTGTGCTTATAACCAAAAAATGGTACTTACCGGTTTATTCATATTGAATTCAAATCAATAATACAAAAGTAAAGTGTTAAAACAtccaccagaaaaaaaaaaaaaggatttcaAAAACGTCATCAATTAGGAACCGATTGTGCTCGATTCGTTTGTCCTAATCCTGCGGATTCAAATGCTTGACGAATCGATTAACCGCTCTGCGGTCTGAGTCGCTCAACTTGTCGTATTCCGGATGCCGCATAAGCAGATGTTCCCTGagaacaatattaaaaaatagaagaataatataaaaaaatattaaaaagaaaACTGCCTTACATCGTTAGGCGATCCTCGATGGGGACGTCCGGCAGAAGTGGTTCGATCAGTTTGAACATACGCTTCGACTCGGCGGTTGATGGTCCCGGATCGGACAGGATGTGCATtaaattgttcagaattttctccatcACTTTGGCCATCACCGTGTGATAGTCCTCCTTGTTCTCGGCGGTCAATTTCCCCAGCGCAAACGATTGGAATTTTGCGAAGAAATTCTAGAACAACGCAGAGTTAGCAGCGTACTCATAGTTGAAACTGTGTGCGATAGAACGTAATATTACCTTCACATTGGATTCCGATTTGTAGCCTTGCAACAGTTGGAATGCGGCCTGGGCAATAACTTCACAGAACTGGGATGGATCGGCCCGATGCAACACCTTCATCAGGTCCCTCAGTTGTTTGTCGAATACTGTGTCGATGGCGAAGTTGGCCACTATAAAGTGCGTGTCGGTGATCCCGGGGAGCGACTTGTGCAGATCGTACAGTTGCACATACTTCATGAGCATCTGCTTCTGCTTTATGACCGGTGCGTCGTGCCAATCTACATGGGAAACATAATTTTGTGTTACATACATACAAATCAGTGAGTGTAAACTAGTTTTATTCTCGTTTACGGACGACCAAAACTTTCGAACGTATCCGATTCGCTCAGATTATTGTCCTAATCTTGGCTTGGATATATTGGCCAAAtcaggaacatggccaaaactggtacagttaccctagtTTACCCTAGTtcggtcggggttctgccaaatcacatCAAGCGCCAATCAAAATTCACTAATTTTCTCGTACAAGTTTTCATGTAGCAGGttcaattgatcacaaatcgtaccGGAAATCCCTCAAAactattgtagatccagttgaaacccgaactGAATTCTCGCGACAAtagcattttctcccatttccgaatGTCGGATATCAAACAAGAAATAATATCTAaggtaactgtaccagttttggtcatgttcctaatttggccagttttcgaaaatgaagcaatttccgaaggttTTACTGTAACAGGAGATACATCCCTTACGCTGTAAAAAATGAtcgatattttttggaaaatatgcatttttcagggctGGCCAAATTaagcactaaggtggccaaaaccggtacacttctcCTACTAGGCAATTTAAAAGCCTAAAAAGCCTAAAATTTAAAAGCCTGAAAAATTACAACTCAACATAATCAGCAAGTTATTTGTTTTTGGAGTCCTTTCGCTACAGTTTTATGCAGTTGTGCAGGAGAAAGGCGAAAGTTtaacagaaagaaaaaaacttttttttggaacaaaattttatttcagcAATTATACAACAGTAGGATCTTTAATTCACAGTATGATGATAACGGATAATTTCCTCATTTATTCTTCGCCACCTTCCTCTTCTTCGTCAAATTCTCCTTCCTCGTCGGCTGTTGCTTCCTGGTACTGCTGGTATTCCGATACCAGGTCGTTCATATTGCTCTCGGCTTCGGTGAACTCCATTTCGTCCATGCCTTCACCGGTGTACCAATGCAAGAAGGCCTTCCGCCGGAACATAGCCGTAAATTGTTCGGCGATACGTTTGAAAATTTCCTGTATCGCCGTCGAGTTGCCAATGAaggtggacgacattttcaaaCCACGCGGCGGAATGTCACAGACGGCTGTTTTTACATTGTTCGGAATCCATTCCACGAAGTAGCTGCTATTCTTGCTTTGAATGTTTAGCATCTGCTCGTCGACTTCCTTCATGGACATTCGGCCCCGGAAGATGGCCGCCACCGTTAGGTACCGTCCGTGGCGTGGATCACAAGCCGCCATCATATTTTTTGCATCGAACATTTGCTGCGTTAGTTCCGGAACGGTCAGGGCACGATATTGTTGCGATCCACGGGAAGTCAAGGGCGCGAAGCCAGTCATAAAAAAGTGTAGCCGCGGGAAAGGTACCATGTTGACTGCCAATTTGCGGAGATCTGCATTCAGCTGACCGGGGAAGCGCAAACACGTGGTCACACCAGACATCGTGGCCGAAACCAGGTGGTTCAAATCGCCGTACGTTGGGGTGGTCAACTTTAATGTGCGGAAGCAAATATCGTACAGAGCCTCGTTATCGATACAGTAGGATTCGTCTGTGTTCTCAACCAGCTGGTGCACACTTAGGGTTGCGTTATATGGCTCTACCACAGTATCGGACACCTTTGGCGACGGAACGACGGAGAATGTGTTCATAATACGATCCGGATATTCTTCTCGAATCTTCGAAATAAGCAAAGTACCCATGCCTGAGAAACCAATTTTTGTTAGATGAACAAAATGCAAACGAAGCATCTACTAATCTCACCTGAACCAGTTCCGCCGCCTAACGAGTGTGTTAGCTGGAAGCCCTGCAGACAATCACAACCTTCCGATTCTTTCCGGACCACATCGAGCACCGAATCAACCAGTTCGGCCCCTTCGGTATAGTGTCCCTTAGCCCAGTTGTTACCGGCACCGGATTGCCCGAAAACAAAATTATCCGGACGGAACAGCTGTCCGAAGGGTCCTGCTCGGACGGAATCCATAGTTCCCGGTTCCAAGTCAACTAGCACCGCTCGGGGTACGTACTTTCCGCCTGTGGCCTCGTTGTAGTACACATTTATCCGCTCCAGCTGCAAATCGCTATCACCGCAGTACGCTCCCGTCGCATCGATTCCATGCTCATCGGATATTACCTCCCAGAACTTGGCTCCGATCTGGTTGCCACACTGGCCGGCTTGAATATGCACGATTTCACGCATTCTGCTGGACTTCTATTGCTTCCAATTTGCTTTTTTGAACTCCCCAGCAGCGATTGAATATGAAGAGAGTGAATCCAAATCGCGTCCGCTTTCCTCGGTGgtgaaaattgaaatgaaaatttttcgacgGTCCTCAACGCAGTCAAGGAGACGGTTGCCTTTCATGACACACTGTGATTGATCCGCTCCAATCGAGGCGACGCGTTCAACATGTGCTTCTGATGGTGCTGCACCCGTTGCCATGCCGTGTCACGTCGCCGTTGCTTTAAAAAAGGATGTGATGATGTGATATGCGGTGGCGCCACGGTGTGTAACGAATGGGGTAAGTGTTCTTATTTCGGACCATTTACTTATTCTGAGCTTATCCGTACTTCGAAAGATTTTCCGTTCTGCAAAAAATGGCATGTAAACTAACGTGGTCAGAAATTAGTACTTTTCTGTTGGATGTTTGCGTGATTCATCATCGCAGTCAAGGATGCACGGGCGAATACTTTGCAGGTGAAAAAAAACGTACCTATAGATTTGTTTGTGATGATATATTTGGACCTACCTTTGGACTGGTGTCATCAAACATGCAATTATTCGCAACAAAGCACTACATTTACTGCACAATATCACAAAAGGATATACCCTACTGTATTGCTCATAACACATAAAGTATCAGAAACATGTGATTTGTATCATTCAGTAAAGGAAAGATAGTTTGATTGAATTAGTATTTATTTGACATCTCACATTATGTTACCTCAAGGTGTTATCCTTTTCGTTTTACCCGCAGAAGCGTAAATCTTGTTTCTTGAAGTCGGTTATCTAATTCTACGTTACCCAAAACTATGCATCGGTATTTTGTAGCCCTAGCCCAGCCAAACTGTCTATAAAACGTACCTATATAATTTAGAGGCAAAGTAACATTACATTACCAATCCCCACTTTTCATCGAGAATCAACTTTTGCCAAACATGAGGCATAATCAGTCAATGCCAGTCATACGAATATCCCGATTCGGTATGTAAAATAGAAAAACGATATTCGTCACGCGATTGACGACAGGACACCCACCAATCAGCAATTGACGGCTTTATGGCAAGGgcataataaaaaaatcccatacattACAAGGTAAACAATATTCCAACTACCCACAAACTTCCTCCATCCTTACTTACCGTCCTTCTTGGAGAAGAGATAGTACAGCAAAAATTTCGCCATCTTCTGCAGCAGTGCCGGTTGGACGGGATAAACGATGGCCTCCAGTTCGGCAATGCCGAGATCGCCAACAGCGTTCTGCGTCACGAGCAACATATCGCACAGGCTGATGAACATGTGCACGCTGGTGTCGAGCGATTCGTCGTACTTTTGCAGCTGTTTGATCAATACGCGTATCAGTTCCATCACGCGCTTCTTCAGGCTGTTCCCGGTTTGCTGCAAATGGGCGATGGGCTCCTTCAGCGAATGCTCCTTGGCGGTTTCAGCCTGTCTAGCTTGTACTATGACGTGGAAGAGGCACTTGTACAGCCGATAGAAAATGCTCATTTGCTCCCGGGTCAGTTGCATTTTTTCCAACAGGCGGAAATCGGTGTATAACACGTGCTTCAAGTGGGGTAGATGTGTCTTGACATCGTGGTCCAGCTCCAGGAAAGCCGTTAACCTTGTGACGCACTCAGCGTACTGCTCGGACAATTCGTTGCTTTTCCCCTGTAAATTGATCGATTAGTAAGTTGAGTGTATATCTTAGAGCGTTTTTATTTCTAGTTGTACAACGCTTTCGTTTTCTGGAGTGAACATGTTGTCAATAGGAGCTTCTTGTTAAGTTTTTGTCGTTGAAGTACCTC comes from Armigeres subalbatus isolate Guangzhou_Male chromosome 2, GZ_Asu_2, whole genome shotgun sequence and encodes:
- the LOC134212687 gene encoding tubulin beta chain-like, with the protein product MREIVHIQAGQCGNQIGAKFWEVISDEHGIDATGAYCGDSDLQLERINVYYNEATGGKYVPRAVLVDLEPGTMDSVRAGPFGQLFRPDNFVFGQSGAGNNWAKGHYTEGAELVDSVLDVVRKESEGCDCLQGFQLTHSLGGGTGSGMGTLLISKIREEYPDRIMNTFSVVPSPKVSDTVVEPYNATLSVHQLVENTDESYCIDNEALYDICFRTLKLTTPTYGDLNHLVSATMSGVTTCLRFPGQLNADLRKLAVNMVPFPRLHFFMTGFAPLTSRGSQQYRALTVPELTQQMFDAKNMMAACDPRHGRYLTVAAIFRGRMSMKEVDEQMLNIQSKNSSYFVEWIPNNVKTAVCDIPPRGLKMSSTFIGNSTAIQEIFKRIAEQFTAMFRRKAFLHWYTGEGMDEMEFTEAESNMNDLVSEYQQYQEATADEEGEFDEEEEGGEE